CCGACCTGCGTCGAATGTACTACTACCGGAATCTCGATCCGTCACTCGAGGATACAACCCTCTATGCCTATGTCCCATTCGGAACGGCATCCCCCAACTATGCCGGAAAGTTCTATTCGGATCTGGGCGAAAAGGTTTACAACGGCGACTTCAGTCTGCAGACACCTCTCAAATTCCTCGGAGAAAACCAGACCGTCAAGTTCGGCTTCTTTGAACAATACAAATCCCGCTCCTTCGATGCCCGCGTACTCGGTTATGTCATCACCAATGCCGGTCAATTCAACTGGAACCTGTTGCAGTCACCCATCGAAACACTGTTCAATCCGGAGAATATGGGTCCCCGGGGTTTCCGGATCGATGAAATCACCAATCCTTCCGACGCGTATACCGCCAGCACGAATCTGCATGCCGGATTCATCCAGTTCGACAATCTAGTGCACAAGAACATCCGGCTCGTGTGGGGCGTTCGGGTCGAAAACTTCATCCAGAAGCTGAACTCCTTCGGATACAGTAATGATACCATTCGGGTACGCGAAAATTACACCGACCTGCTGCCTTCCATCAACGTATCCTGGTCCCTTTCCGAGAAGACCAATCTGCGAATTGCAGCTTCACAAACGGTGGCACGTCCGGAATTCCGGGAGCTGGCGCCTTTTAGCTTCTATGATTTCTCCACCGCCAGTACGATCCAGGGAAATGACACGCTGGTGCGCACCCGCATCAAGAATTTCGACCTGCGCTACGAGTACTACCCTGCACCGGGTGAAATTCTCAGCGCATCGGTCTTTTATAAGGACTTCACGAATCCGATCGAGCCCGTTGTAGAAAGTTCAGGTGCCGGTTCCCGTCGGGTCAGTTTCTGGAATGCGGGCAGCGCTTACGCGTATGGCCTGGAGCTGGAATGGAGAAAGAAACTGGAATTCGTCGACGGACTGCTGTCGTGGAACCAGTGGGAAAACTTCAGCTTGTACGGTAACGTTTCGCTGATTCGTTCGCGGGTGGATGTCTCCAACGATCCCAGGGCTACTGGTCCGAGACCACTGCAAGGGCAATCGCCCTATGTGCTCAACGGGGGCTTGCAATACCAGAATCCGCGTAGCGGACTTGGGGTGAATGTGGTCTACAACCGTATCGGCAGAAGGATCTTCCAGGTTGGCAACCAGGGCTATCTGAGCATCGAAGAAACGCCCCGTGACCTTATCGATCTCCAGATCAGTAAGCGGGTCTTCACGAAAGGTGAAGTGCGCCTGACGATCGGTGACCTCTTGAACCAGGCAGGGCACTTCTATCAGGACCAGAACAAGAACGGACGCTACGCCGCCGACATCGATACCGGAATTTCATCGGTCCGTTTCGGCACCAACATCAACCTTACGCTGAGTTACAAGCTGTAATCTAGGAGATTGAATTTCAGCGACATACATAACAATTAGTTCACTTGTCGTTCACATTTAACCTTAACTTAATATAGGCCGGCCACTGCGTTAACATGGTGTGAATTCTTTTGCATTCAAACCACACCACACGCAATGAAACGATCCATCACCTTGTTACTGGGACTCCTGCTGGGAATCGGCTCCCTCTCGGCCCAAGAAACGGAATTGAACCCCTTGGATACGCTGACCAGTCACGTAGCCGGAATACGTCAGGAACTCGATGTACTGAAGCGGCTTAAGCTAAGCGGATATGTTCAGGCTCAATTCCAGGTAGCGGATTCCGCGGGTGAGAGTTCCTTTGAAGGCGGAAATTTCCCTTCCGGCGTTGATAAACGATTCCAGATCCGCCGTGGGCGAATCAAAGCTCAATATGATGGCGTTCTGAACGACAAGGGCTGGTCAACCACGCAGGTAGTGATTCAATTCGATCTCTCCGAGCGCGGGCTGCGCCTCATGGATGGTTATATCAAGATCACGGATCCCTATACCGGTTGGTTCTCACTCACCACCGGATTGCAAAACCGGCCATTCGGCTACGAAGTGATCTATTCTTCCTCGCTTCGCGAATCACCCGAACGTGGCCGCATGTCCCAACTGATCTTCCCGAACGAACGGGACCTCGGCGCCATGCTGACGATCCAGGGTCCGAAATTGTCGAACTGGAACTGGTTGAAACTCGAAGCCGGACTCTTCAACGGTACAGGCGCCCCCAATCCGAACCTCGATGTAACCGACTTCGATAAAAAGAAGGACTTTATCGGACACATCACCTTCGCGCGTACCAATACAGCAGAGACCTTCAAGTATAGCGGTGGCATCTCCTACTACAACGGCGGTTACCGGATCGATACGCTGATGTATGCCATGTCAACAGACAGCCTCGGAGTAAAAGGTTTCCGTCAGTCCAACGCCATGACCGACATCCCAACCGCGTTGGTCAACCGGGACTTCACCCACCGCGAATACTACGGGGCCGATCTTCAACTCAGCCTCGACTGGAAAGCCGGCATCACGGTACTTCGTGGCGAATACATTCAGGGCGACCAACCCGGACTCGGTTCCGATACGAAGAGTCCCAATACCAACAGCCCTGTTCTCAAACCGATCTACAACCGCGCATTTAACGGCGCCTACTTCTATCTCTGCCAGGGGATCGGCCATACTCCCTTCTCCGCCGTCATCAAATATGACTGGTACGATCCGAATACGGACGTGAAAGGTGATGAAATCGGAAAAGCTACGGCAAATGGTTTGAAGACCACCAATGCAACGGACCTCCGGTTCGACACCTGGGGATTCGGAGCAGCCTGGCGTATGGATGCCAACACCCGCATCAGCGCCTATTTCGACCTGGTCAAAAATGAAACCAGCAAGAACCTTAACCTCTACACGGTCGATCAGCACGACAACGTGTTCACGCTTCGTGTACAGACACGATTCTAACATTCGATAACCGAGATACAACTATCAGCAGATAAGAAAATGAAAAAGACACTGATTATCCTGTCGATCCTGGCTACCGCCTTTCAGGCCCTGGGTCAGAAAATTGTCGTAAAAGGCAGCGACACTGTGCTTCCGCTTACACAAAAAGAAGCGGAACGGTACATGAAAAAGATGTCCGGAAATTCAGTCACGGTCGTCGGTGGCGGTTCGGGCGTAGGAATTGCCGCCCTCATGGATGGCACTACGGATATCGCCATGTCATCCCGACGACTGAAGATGGACGAGCGTCTCAAACTTCAGGAGGCCGGGAAGCCGTTTAAGGAAGTGGTAGTCGCCAATGACGCGCTTTCCGTTATCGTACATCCTGCCAATAAAGTAACAAAGCTTACCCGCGAACAGATCGAAGGGATCTTCACCGGTAAGATCAAGAACTGGAAAGAAGTCGGCGGAGCGGATCTCACGATCGTGGCTTACTCCCGCGAAACCAGTTCGGGCACGTATGAGTTCTTCAAAGAGCATGTGTTGAATCGGAAGAACTATGCTTCCACCGTTCTGAACATGCCGGCGACCGGCGCCATCATCCAGTCCGTCAGTCAGACCAAGGGTGCGATCGGGTATGTCGGCCTGGCTTACGTAACGAAAGAAGTGAAAGACGTTGCAGTTTCCTACGATGGGGGCAAGAACTATGTCCTGGCCACCAAGGAGAACGCCATCAACAAGACCTATCCGGTCGTTCGTCCGCTCTATTATTACTATCAGACTTCCAAAGAAAAGCTGGTGAAACCGTTTGTGGACTTCATCTTGTCCTCCGAAGGTCAGCAGATCGTAGACGAAGTCGGTTACATCCGGCTTAAATAAAACTGCGACAACCCTCAGAAAAAGGTTGTGAATACACGATTTAAACGATTCCTGGAAAGCCTCGTCGAAGGCCTCCTGACGATCAGCGGTACCGTAACCACGTTTACGGTGCTGCTGATCGTTCTTTTCCTGTTCCGGGAAGGCGCTTCACTCTTTTCCACCTCACCGGTCGAGAACAATAACCTCCTGGTCGTGCATGCGGGTAATCCCGTCAGCCACCTCAGCGCGACGCAGTGTAAAGACATTTTTGATCAGAAGATCACCCATTGGAATGAAATCGGTGGAAAGCCGGATTCGATCCGCATCGTGACGATCAATGAACTGACCAATTATTTTTCCGAAGAAGAACTGGGGGCCGAATTCGAGTTCCTGCCGGACCGGATCAATCAATTGGTCGACAGTTTTCCCGACATCCTGGCGGTAATCAATGCCAAGTACCGGAACGCCTCCTTCCCCGGAAAGGTAATTGAAATTGACAAGAACAATCTTCCCGATTTTCTTGGCGGTAAAGAGTGGTTTCCTACCGCCGAGCCGGTCGTACAGCTTGGAGTGCTCCCACTCATTCTGGGCACCCTGATGGTCTCCATATTCGCCATCCTCTTCGCGCTTCCAATCGGTCTGGCTACGGCCATCTATCTGGCAGAAGTCGCCGACGAGCGTGTACGCAAAGTCCTGAAACCGGTCATCGAACTGCTGGCAGGCATCCCGTCTGTCGTATATGGGTTCTTCGGCTTGATCGTCATCGTGCCCATGATTCACGATGTGTTCCAGTTACCCGTCGGCGAAACCGCGCTGGCGGGATCGATCGTACTCGCCATCATGGCGCTTCCCACCATCATTACGGTATCGGAAGACGCGATCCGCAATACGCCGCGTGCCATGAAGGAAGCTTCGCTTGCACTGGGCGCGAACCGCTGGCAGACCATTCACCGGGTCGTGATCCCCTATTCCATTTCCGGCATCTCTGCCGCGGCCATTCTGGGTATCGGGCGTGCCATCGGTGAGACCATGGCCGTGCTGATGGTTACCGGCAACGCAGCCGTCATGCCTCATTCCCTGCTCCAACCGGTACGAACCATACCGGCAACGATCGCAGCAGAACTCGGAGAAGCGCCGCAAGGCGGTGTCCACTATAAAGCGCTGTTTGCACTTGGTTGCATACTCTTTCTACTCACCATGCTGATCAACCTGTGGGTAGAATCCATTTCCCGAAAACAGAAACGCCATCGTTGAGTATGACCAAACAACTTAAAGAAAAACTGGCCTTCTGGACGTTCAGGATCTTAAGCCTGTTCGTGGTCGGGGTGCTCTTCTGGATACTCTACTTCATCTTCATCAGAGGCTGGAAGACGATATCCTGGGAGTTCCTTACCAGCATGCCGGAAGATGGCATGACCGCCGGTGGGATTTATCCGGCCATCATCGGAACGCTTTGCCTCATGGTCGGCAGCATGCTCTTTTCGTTCCCCATCGGTATCATGGCCGGCATCTATCTGAATGAATACATGAAGGATTCCTGGTTCAAGCGATTTGTCAAGATGATGACCAACAACCTGGCCGGTGTACCTTCGATCGTCTTCGGACTCTTCGGCATGTCGCTTTTCGTGAATACACTGGAGTTCGGCGATTCCATCCTGGCCGGCTCCCTTACCCTCAGCCTGCTGGCATTGCCTGTCGTGATCCGGGTAACGGAGGAAGCCTTGCTGGCGGTCGATCAATCGTTCCGGCAGGGAAGCCTGGCACTTGGCGCGACCAAACTGCAAACCATCCGCCGGGTGGTACTTCCGATCGCAACACCGAATATCATTACCGGTCTTATCCTTTCCGTCGGCAGGGTTTCGGGCGAAACGGCTCCGATCCTTTTTACCGTAGCAGCCTACTTCCTGCCTAAATTGCCTTCCAGCATCTTTGACCAGGTCATGGCGCTTCCCTATCACTTGTACGTTATTTCCACCAGCGGAACCGATATCCAGGCATCGCGCGACATGGCTTACGGCACGGCTCTCGTGCTGGTCATGATCGTTCTCCTGCTGAACCT
This genomic stretch from Bacteroidota bacterium harbors:
- the pstA gene encoding phosphate ABC transporter permease PstA, which codes for MTKQLKEKLAFWTFRILSLFVVGVLFWILYFIFIRGWKTISWEFLTSMPEDGMTAGGIYPAIIGTLCLMVGSMLFSFPIGIMAGIYLNEYMKDSWFKRFVKMMTNNLAGVPSIVFGLFGMSLFVNTLEFGDSILAGSLTLSLLALPVVIRVTEEALLAVDQSFRQGSLALGATKLQTIRRVVLPIATPNIITGLILSVGRVSGETAPILFTVAAYFLPKLPSSIFDQVMALPYHLYVISTSGTDIQASRDMAYGTALVLVMIVLLLNLAANALRRYFGNKVKMN
- the pstC gene encoding phosphate ABC transporter permease subunit PstC; this translates as MNTRFKRFLESLVEGLLTISGTVTTFTVLLIVLFLFREGASLFSTSPVENNNLLVVHAGNPVSHLSATQCKDIFDQKITHWNEIGGKPDSIRIVTINELTNYFSEEELGAEFEFLPDRINQLVDSFPDILAVINAKYRNASFPGKVIEIDKNNLPDFLGGKEWFPTAEPVVQLGVLPLILGTLMVSIFAILFALPIGLATAIYLAEVADERVRKVLKPVIELLAGIPSVVYGFFGLIVIVPMIHDVFQLPVGETALAGSIVLAIMALPTIITVSEDAIRNTPRAMKEASLALGANRWQTIHRVVIPYSISGISAAAILGIGRAIGETMAVLMVTGNAAVMPHSLLQPVRTIPATIAAELGEAPQGGVHYKALFALGCILFLLTMLINLWVESISRKQKRHR
- a CDS encoding PstS family phosphate ABC transporter substrate-binding protein, producing MKKTLIILSILATAFQALGQKIVVKGSDTVLPLTQKEAERYMKKMSGNSVTVVGGGSGVGIAALMDGTTDIAMSSRRLKMDERLKLQEAGKPFKEVVVANDALSVIVHPANKVTKLTREQIEGIFTGKIKNWKEVGGADLTIVAYSRETSSGTYEFFKEHVLNRKNYASTVLNMPATGAIIQSVSQTKGAIGYVGLAYVTKEVKDVAVSYDGGKNYVLATKENAINKTYPVVRPLYYYYQTSKEKLVKPFVDFILSSEGQQIVDEVGYIRLK